From Bosea sp. NBC_00550, the proteins below share one genomic window:
- a CDS encoding glycoside hydrolase family 127 protein, which produces MTSHDQLRASGFRPPAVPDVEMRGFWGERIDAVADRTAMILYERCVAAGMFEQIDPARPVPPVNMPWHMRADGTPDTVNVQMFWDSDVAKVIETAAYALYRKPNADLEAKMDAIIEMFAGLQQPDGYMNSWFVRMQPGQRWTNLRDCHELYCAGHLMEAAVAYFHATGKRKLLDVMCRYADHIDATFGPRPGQKPGYCGHEEIELALIRLGRATGEQRYLDLARYFVQQRGQQPHYFDIEAAERGVDPTQWRHKTYLYNQSHLPVREQDKVVGHAVRAMYLYSGMADVATEFGDDSLTDALKGLWADLTSKQMYVTGGIGPAASNEGFTDYYDLPNESAYAETCAAVALMMWASRMLGRGPDRRYADIMEQALYNGALSGLSIDGSRFFYDNPLESRGGHHRWTWHRCPCCPPNIARTVTAIGSYMYGVSADGIAVHLYGASTARLSVGATAVTLTQETNYPVDGRVAITIGLDRPARFTLSLRMPGWCGQAAVALNGEAVPMVENGDGYVHLAREWKDGDSLALDLPMPVRALHAHPAVKADLGRVAIARGPLIYCVEEVDNAADLNALIAPGDLSGARTVPMPNLGGAMAIDLPVRREQWPRRDGWLYDAHPPEYAATTARLVPYHLWDNREPGEMLVWIRGGR; this is translated from the coding sequence ATGACTTCCCATGATCAGCTCAGGGCCAGCGGCTTCCGGCCCCCCGCCGTGCCCGATGTCGAGATGCGCGGCTTCTGGGGCGAGCGTATCGACGCCGTCGCCGACAGGACGGCGATGATCCTCTACGAGCGCTGCGTCGCGGCCGGCATGTTCGAGCAGATCGACCCGGCCCGGCCGGTGCCGCCGGTGAATATGCCCTGGCACATGCGTGCGGACGGCACGCCCGACACAGTGAATGTCCAGATGTTCTGGGATTCGGACGTCGCCAAGGTGATCGAGACCGCGGCCTATGCACTCTATCGCAAGCCCAATGCCGATCTCGAAGCGAAGATGGACGCGATCATCGAGATGTTCGCGGGGCTCCAGCAGCCGGACGGCTACATGAACTCCTGGTTCGTCCGGATGCAGCCGGGCCAGCGCTGGACCAATCTGCGCGACTGCCACGAGCTCTATTGCGCCGGGCATCTGATGGAGGCGGCGGTGGCCTATTTCCACGCCACCGGCAAGCGCAAGCTGCTCGACGTGATGTGCCGTTATGCAGACCATATCGACGCAACCTTCGGCCCCAGGCCCGGCCAGAAGCCCGGCTATTGCGGCCATGAGGAGATCGAACTGGCTCTGATCCGGCTCGGCCGCGCCACCGGCGAACAGCGCTATCTCGACCTCGCGCGCTACTTCGTCCAGCAGCGCGGGCAGCAGCCGCATTATTTCGACATCGAGGCTGCCGAGCGTGGCGTCGATCCGACGCAGTGGCGCCACAAGACCTATCTCTACAACCAGTCGCATTTGCCGGTGCGCGAGCAGGACAAGGTCGTCGGCCATGCAGTGCGGGCGATGTACCTCTATTCCGGCATGGCCGATGTCGCGACCGAGTTCGGCGACGACAGCCTGACGGACGCGCTGAAGGGGCTCTGGGCGGATCTGACCTCCAAGCAGATGTATGTCACCGGAGGCATCGGGCCGGCAGCCAGCAATGAGGGCTTCACCGACTATTACGACCTGCCCAATGAGAGCGCCTATGCCGAGACTTGCGCGGCGGTGGCACTGATGATGTGGGCGAGCCGCATGCTCGGGCGCGGGCCGGACCGGCGCTATGCCGACATCATGGAGCAGGCCCTCTACAACGGCGCCCTGTCCGGCCTCTCGATCGACGGCTCGCGTTTCTTCTACGACAATCCGCTGGAGAGCCGCGGCGGCCATCACCGCTGGACCTGGCATCGCTGCCCGTGCTGCCCGCCGAACATCGCCCGCACCGTGACGGCGATCGGCAGCTATATGTACGGCGTCTCGGCGGACGGCATCGCCGTGCATCTCTACGGCGCCAGCACGGCCCGGCTCAGCGTCGGCGCGACGGCCGTAACGCTGACGCAGGAAACGAACTATCCGGTTGACGGGCGGGTCGCGATCACCATCGGGCTGGATCGGCCGGCGCGCTTCACCCTGTCGCTGCGAATGCCGGGCTGGTGCGGCCAGGCCGCCGTCGCGCTGAACGGCGAGGCGGTGCCGATGGTGGAGAACGGCGACGGCTATGTGCATCTCGCCCGCGAATGGAAGGATGGCGACAGCTTGGCGCTCGACCTGCCGATGCCTGTGCGCGCGCTCCATGCCCACCCGGCGGTGAAGGCCGATCTCGGCCGTGTCGCGATCGCGCGCGGGCCGCTCATCTATTGCGTCGAAGAGGTCGACAATGCCGCCGACCTCAACGCCCTGATCGCGCCGGGGGATCTCTCCGGCGCCAGGACAGTTCCGATGCCGAATCTCGGCGGGGCGATGGCGATCGATCTCCCGGTGCGGCGCGAGCAGTGGCCGCGACGGGACGGCTGGCTCTACGATGCCCATCCGCCGGAATATGCCGCGACGACGGCGCGCCTCGTGCCCTATCACCTCTGGGATAATCGCGAACCCGGCGAGATGCTGGTCTGGATCAGGGGCGGCCGATGA
- a CDS encoding carbohydrate ABC transporter permease, with the protein MSERKAATARRRLFAATRYHAIGLFISLLFVAPIAWSALVSFKPSAEAARPPLPPWPVEGFSTQSYENLAKYGVGIWTYAGNSLTVAAATVAVTVIISLLAGYGFSRFKFPLKNVLFVLIISTVMIPFQSILTPLFLILTKLGLQNTLPGIVLIYVTLHLPFSIFMMRNAFDAVPKEIEDAARVDGASVFLMLRRVMLPLVLPGVATVAIFAFLASWNEFLAALILLTDQKKYTLPVMMAAVRSGQFGTIDWGAVQSGVMLMMAPCLALFLLLQRYYIRGLTAGAVK; encoded by the coding sequence ATGTCCGAACGCAAGGCCGCCACGGCCCGCCGCAGGCTGTTCGCCGCCACGCGCTACCACGCGATCGGCCTCTTCATCTCGCTGCTGTTCGTCGCGCCGATCGCCTGGAGCGCGCTGGTCTCGTTCAAGCCCTCGGCCGAGGCCGCGCGGCCGCCATTGCCACCCTGGCCGGTCGAGGGCTTCAGCACCCAGAGCTACGAGAACCTGGCGAAATACGGCGTCGGCATCTGGACCTATGCCGGCAACAGCCTGACCGTCGCGGCCGCGACCGTGGCCGTCACCGTGATCATCAGCCTGCTGGCGGGCTACGGCTTCTCGCGCTTCAAGTTCCCGCTGAAGAACGTGCTGTTTGTGCTGATCATCTCGACGGTGATGATCCCGTTCCAGTCGATCCTGACGCCGCTCTTCCTGATCCTGACCAAGCTCGGCCTGCAGAACACGCTGCCCGGCATCGTGTTGATCTATGTGACGCTGCATCTGCCCTTCTCGATCTTCATGATGCGCAACGCCTTCGACGCCGTGCCGAAGGAGATCGAGGACGCGGCGCGTGTCGACGGCGCCTCGGTCTTCCTGATGCTGCGCCGGGTGATGCTGCCGCTGGTTCTGCCCGGGGTCGCAACGGTCGCGATCTTCGCCTTCCTGGCCTCGTGGAACGAGTTCCTGGCGGCGCTGATCCTGCTGACGGACCAGAAGAAATACACCCTGCCGGTGATGATGGCCGCGGTCCGCTCCGGCCAGTTCGGCACCATCGACTGGGGCGCGGTGCAGTCCGGCGTGATGCTGATGATGGCGCCGTGCCTCGCCCTCTTCCTGCTACTGCAGCGCTACTACATCCGCGGGCTCACCGCGGGCGCCGTCAAGTGA
- a CDS encoding carbohydrate ABC transporter permease — protein MTQSNPAKQRSSGRRGTRLRRQQLAGLLFVAPAVLLVIVFFLVPLGMAFWMSLHNWPLLGRPRFIGLANYLNLMNDQRFWNAMGFTAYYTVIVTIAIFAVAFPLALFAEKARPMIKVYRTAIFLPVVVGFGSASLLWAWLMNVDVGLFSPLAYRLGLTEKPVNLLASFDTTFWSIIVMVVWKTAGFNMIILLTGLQGISTEVQEAARIDGASSWQRFRRITLPLMRRTIALALILSVAGSVLAFDQFYIIADGGPQNSTVTAVYWIFSQSFVSFRLGYGAAMSMVLLAILVTISVVQLRLLRTPEGA, from the coding sequence ATGACCCAGTCAAATCCCGCCAAGCAAAGATCCAGTGGGCGACGCGGCACGCGCCTGCGCCGACAGCAGCTGGCCGGGCTGCTGTTCGTGGCGCCGGCGGTGCTGCTGGTGATCGTGTTCTTCCTGGTCCCGCTCGGAATGGCGTTCTGGATGTCGCTGCACAACTGGCCGCTACTCGGCCGGCCGCGCTTCATCGGCCTCGCCAACTACCTCAACCTGATGAACGACCAGCGCTTCTGGAATGCGATGGGCTTCACCGCCTATTACACGGTGATCGTCACCATCGCGATCTTCGCGGTTGCCTTCCCGCTGGCGCTTTTCGCCGAGAAGGCGCGGCCGATGATCAAGGTCTACCGCACGGCGATCTTCCTGCCCGTGGTCGTCGGCTTCGGCTCGGCCAGCCTGCTCTGGGCCTGGCTGATGAATGTCGATGTCGGCCTGTTCTCGCCGCTGGCCTACCGGCTCGGGCTGACGGAGAAGCCGGTCAACCTGCTCGCATCGTTCGACACCACGTTCTGGTCGATCATCGTCATGGTCGTCTGGAAGACGGCCGGCTTCAACATGATCATCCTGCTCACCGGCCTGCAGGGCATCTCCACGGAAGTGCAGGAAGCGGCGCGGATCGACGGCGCCTCGTCCTGGCAGCGCTTCCGGCGCATCACCCTTCCCCTGATGAGGCGAACCATCGCCCTGGCACTGATCCTTTCGGTGGCCGGGTCGGTGCTGGCCTTCGACCAGTTCTACATCATCGCCGATGGCGGGCCGCAGAACAGCACTGTCACCGCCGTCTACTGGATCTTCAGTCAGTCCTTCGTCTCCTTCCGCCTCGGCTATGGCGCGGCGATGTCGATGGTGCTGCTGGCGATCCTGGTGACGATCAGTGTCGTGCAACTGCGCCTGTTGCGCACGCCGGAGGGTGCGTGA
- a CDS encoding ABC transporter substrate-binding protein: MKGFKAALLALVAVQASAGAALAQQKLTMWSRSSSEAFMPSLVKAFNAAHKTQIELQIVPNTEMVQKYAISAAGGSAPDLLSLDLVYTPAFAASGQLEDLTDLVKGFPFFDQLSKAHLGAGSYEGRIFGTPMSADASVMLWNKKLFKQAGLDPEKGPTNWAEIEEYAGKVNAIGGDIRGFYFSGACGGCNAFTFMPLVWASGGEILADGARKATLNTPQMRDAVALYRGLVAKGYVPESARTDAGPNFFGGFATDRIGMSPIGAFAIGNLVKNYPNVEFGVTFLPGKTGGKASFAGGDNFVVTAGRKNMPAVKEFLSFVYSLEGQTLLAKLGSLPTRADVAAEAVKSLDQRYLTATEAMKIGRTPSSPVYNDIINSSTGPWKQMLNEVFFGKDVEGSLVKAEKTMQSIIDQSGK, from the coding sequence ATGAAGGGATTCAAGGCAGCCTTGCTCGCCCTCGTTGCCGTGCAGGCATCGGCCGGCGCAGCCCTGGCACAGCAGAAGCTGACGATGTGGTCGCGCTCCAGCAGCGAGGCCTTCATGCCCTCGCTGGTGAAGGCGTTCAACGCCGCGCACAAGACACAGATTGAGCTGCAGATCGTGCCCAATACCGAGATGGTGCAGAAATACGCGATCTCGGCTGCCGGCGGCTCGGCGCCGGACCTGCTCTCGCTGGATCTGGTCTATACGCCGGCCTTCGCCGCCTCGGGCCAGCTCGAGGACCTGACCGATCTGGTCAAGGGCTTTCCCTTCTTCGACCAGCTCTCGAAGGCTCACCTTGGAGCCGGCAGCTATGAGGGCCGCATCTTCGGCACGCCGATGTCGGCCGATGCCTCCGTGATGCTCTGGAACAAGAAGCTGTTCAAGCAGGCCGGGCTCGACCCCGAGAAGGGCCCGACCAACTGGGCCGAGATCGAGGAATATGCCGGCAAGGTCAACGCCATCGGCGGCGACATCCGTGGTTTCTACTTCTCCGGCGCCTGCGGCGGCTGCAACGCCTTCACCTTCATGCCGCTGGTCTGGGCTTCGGGCGGCGAGATCCTCGCGGACGGCGCCAGGAAGGCGACGCTGAACACGCCGCAGATGCGCGATGCGGTGGCGCTCTATCGAGGCCTCGTCGCCAAGGGCTATGTGCCTGAGAGCGCGCGCACCGATGCCGGCCCCAATTTCTTCGGCGGCTTCGCCACGGATCGCATCGGCATGTCGCCGATCGGCGCCTTCGCGATCGGCAACCTGGTCAAGAACTATCCGAATGTCGAGTTCGGTGTGACCTTCCTGCCCGGCAAGACCGGCGGCAAGGCCTCCTTCGCGGGCGGCGACAATTTCGTCGTCACCGCAGGACGCAAGAACATGCCGGCGGTGAAGGAGTTCCTGAGCTTCGTCTATTCGCTGGAAGGCCAGACCCTGCTGGCCAAGCTCGGCAGCCTGCCGACTCGTGCGGATGTCGCGGCGGAGGCGGTGAAGTCGCTCGACCAGCGCTATCTGACCGCGACCGAGGCGATGAAGATCGGCCGGACGCCGTCCTCGCCGGTCTACAACGACATCATCAACAGCAGCACTGGCCCGTGGAAGCAGATGCTCAACGAGGTCTTCTTCGGAAAGGATGTCGAGGGCTCCCTCGTCAAGGCCGAGAAGACGATGCAGTCGATCATCGACCAGTCGGGGAAGTGA
- a CDS encoding LacI family DNA-binding transcriptional regulator: protein MSSAVSGERVTIYDVAQAARVSTATASKALNDTGRVSLETRDRIKRVARELGFRPNSLARSLTRKRSFSVGLLTNDTYGRFTLPLMAGISEGLIDHGVSVFLCAIGDNPDLARIHVDAMLDKQVDGIIATGKRIDKPLPVDLTHLSVPVVYALTAGPSDGVTLVPDDRQGAGAAVRHLLAQGRRHIVHVTGPCEFDVVHERARACTQALAEAGAATEAKVLFGSWSEHWGHQAVEALWSGADKPDGIFCGNDQIARGVVDALRERGVSVPGDVSVVGFDNWEIVAKETRPPLTTVDMNLKELGRQAGLALVRLVNGEAVETGVWKLPCSLIVRSS from the coding sequence GTGTCAAGCGCGGTGTCGGGCGAGCGGGTGACGATCTACGACGTGGCGCAGGCCGCGCGCGTCAGCACCGCCACGGCCTCGAAGGCGCTCAACGACACGGGGCGCGTTTCGCTCGAGACGCGCGACCGCATCAAGCGGGTCGCGAGGGAACTCGGCTTTCGGCCGAACTCCCTCGCGCGAAGCCTGACACGCAAGCGCAGCTTCAGCGTCGGCTTGCTGACGAACGACACCTATGGGCGCTTCACGCTACCGCTGATGGCCGGGATCTCGGAGGGGCTGATCGACCACGGTGTGTCGGTTTTTCTGTGCGCCATCGGGGACAATCCCGACCTCGCCAGAATCCATGTCGATGCCATGCTCGACAAACAGGTCGACGGCATCATCGCAACCGGGAAGCGCATCGACAAGCCGCTGCCGGTGGATCTCACCCATCTGTCCGTGCCCGTCGTCTATGCGCTCACTGCCGGCCCGAGCGATGGCGTCACGCTGGTCCCGGATGACCGCCAGGGTGCGGGGGCGGCAGTGCGCCATCTTCTGGCGCAAGGGCGGCGGCACATCGTCCATGTCACCGGCCCGTGCGAATTCGATGTCGTGCATGAACGGGCTCGCGCCTGCACGCAGGCGCTCGCCGAGGCCGGGGCAGCGACCGAGGCGAAGGTCCTGTTCGGCTCCTGGTCCGAGCATTGGGGCCATCAGGCAGTCGAGGCTCTGTGGTCCGGCGCCGACAAGCCGGACGGCATTTTCTGCGGCAATGACCAGATCGCACGGGGCGTGGTGGACGCGCTGCGCGAGCGCGGGGTGAGCGTGCCCGGCGACGTCTCCGTGGTCGGCTTCGACAATTGGGAGATCGTCGCCAAGGAAACGCGCCCGCCGCTGACGACGGTCGACATGAACCTGAAGGAACTGGGCCGACAGGCCGGGCTGGCGCTGGTGCGCCTGGTCAATGGCGAAGCGGTCGAAACGGGAGTCTGGAAGCTGCCCTGCAGCCTGATCGTACGCTCGTCTTAG
- a CDS encoding Gfo/Idh/MocA family protein: protein MKPIRLALVGLGKIARDQHLPAIAATPGIELVAVASRNARLDGVDCVGTVEELLADVPDVDAVVLCTPPMPRRDQARAALAAGKHVLLEKPPGAGVSELAPLMALAEKRGRTLFAAWHSRFAPAVEPARDFLARHRARRVTILWKEDARVWHPGQDWIFEPGGLGVFDPGINAFSILTAILPEPVFVVGARLDFPANREAPIAAELKLATASGLPIHTAFDFRQSGEQIWPIAIETDAGSLVLSAGGARLNHDGQVLVDEPEREYRGVYRRFVDLVRSSSSDVDTGPLALVADAFMLGQRSFVDDFAW, encoded by the coding sequence ATGAAGCCAATCCGTCTCGCCTTGGTTGGGCTCGGCAAGATCGCACGCGACCAGCACCTGCCGGCGATCGCGGCCACGCCTGGAATCGAGCTCGTCGCTGTGGCCAGCCGCAATGCGCGTCTGGACGGCGTCGATTGCGTCGGTACGGTCGAGGAGCTGCTGGCCGATGTCCCCGATGTCGATGCCGTTGTACTATGCACGCCGCCCATGCCCCGCCGCGACCAGGCGCGGGCGGCGCTCGCTGCCGGAAAGCATGTCCTGCTGGAGAAGCCACCCGGTGCTGGCGTGAGTGAGCTCGCCCCCTTGATGGCGCTGGCGGAGAAGCGGGGCCGAACGCTTTTCGCCGCCTGGCATTCGCGCTTTGCTCCGGCCGTTGAGCCGGCGCGTGACTTTCTGGCGCGGCATCGGGCCCGGCGTGTCACGATCCTCTGGAAGGAGGATGCGCGCGTCTGGCATCCGGGGCAGGACTGGATCTTCGAACCTGGCGGCCTCGGCGTGTTCGATCCAGGCATCAATGCGTTCTCGATCCTGACGGCGATCCTGCCTGAGCCGGTCTTCGTGGTCGGCGCTAGACTGGATTTTCCGGCCAACCGGGAAGCGCCCATCGCGGCCGAGCTCAAGCTCGCGACCGCTTCCGGTCTGCCGATCCATACGGCGTTCGATTTTCGCCAGAGCGGCGAGCAGATCTGGCCGATCGCGATCGAGACCGATGCGGGGAGCCTCGTGCTGAGCGCGGGAGGAGCCCGGCTGAACCATGATGGCCAGGTTCTCGTCGACGAGCCGGAGCGGGAATATCGCGGCGTCTATCGCCGCTTCGTCGATCTGGTCCGCTCCAGCAGCAGCGACGTCGACACCGGGCCGCTGGCGCTGGTGGCCGACGCGTTCATGCTCGGCCAGCGATCCTTCGTCGATGATTTCGCATGGTGA
- a CDS encoding aldose epimerase family protein, translating into MSEPVSRDVFGVLPDGRAVERITLRGEAGFAVSIITWGGAVQALWAPDRNGQCDDVVLGHDALEPYLARRDFFGATVGRNANRIAGAAFTLDGVRHGLDANDGRNTLHGGANGFDRVLWSVENIDRDPVPSLTLGHASPDGEGGFPGALAARVHFRLTGPQELTIAFEATTDRPTIVSLTHHGYFNLGGAVAGGDILDHELTLFADRYLRVDAGLIPLGAPAGVADTPFDFRAPRAIGAAISADDEQLRRAHGYDHCFVLGDEVAVAPRLAARVVDPDSGRALDLITDQPGLQFYSGNFLDGSSGGKGERLYRQSDAFCLEPQAWPNAPNRPDYPSTRLDPGKTYRHSTTFRFHTV; encoded by the coding sequence ATGTCAGAGCCGGTTTCGCGCGATGTCTTCGGGGTCCTGCCCGACGGGCGCGCGGTCGAGCGCATCACGCTTCGCGGCGAGGCCGGTTTCGCGGTCTCGATCATCACTTGGGGCGGCGCCGTGCAGGCTCTCTGGGCGCCGGACCGCAACGGGCAATGTGACGACGTGGTCCTCGGTCACGACGCGCTGGAGCCCTATCTGGCGCGGCGGGATTTCTTCGGAGCGACGGTCGGGCGTAATGCCAACCGCATCGCCGGCGCGGCCTTCACGCTCGACGGCGTCCGGCATGGGCTCGACGCCAATGACGGCAGGAACACCCTGCATGGCGGCGCGAATGGTTTCGACCGGGTGCTATGGAGCGTCGAGAACATCGATCGCGACCCGGTGCCGTCGCTCACGCTCGGCCATGCGAGCCCGGATGGAGAGGGAGGTTTTCCGGGAGCGCTGGCGGCGCGGGTCCATTTCCGGCTTACGGGGCCGCAGGAACTGACGATCGCGTTCGAGGCGACGACCGATCGCCCGACCATCGTCAGCCTGACGCATCACGGCTATTTCAACCTCGGCGGCGCGGTCGCCGGCGGCGACATCCTGGATCACGAACTGACGCTGTTCGCCGATCGCTATTTGCGGGTCGATGCCGGTCTGATCCCGCTCGGCGCACCAGCCGGCGTCGCCGACACGCCGTTCGACTTCCGCGCGCCGCGGGCGATCGGCGCCGCCATCAGCGCCGACGACGAACAATTGCGGCGCGCGCACGGATACGACCATTGCTTCGTCCTTGGCGACGAGGTCGCCGTCGCGCCGCGGCTCGCCGCTCGCGTCGTCGATCCGGACTCCGGCCGCGCCCTCGACCTCATCACCGACCAGCCTGGCCTACAGTTCTACTCCGGCAACTTTCTCGATGGCAGTTCGGGCGGGAAAGGGGAACGCCTCTATCGCCAGTCCGACGCCTTCTGCCTTGAACCACAGGCCTGGCCAAACGCACCCAACCGGCCGGACTATCCGTCTACGAGACTGGATCCAGGCAAAACCTACCGCCACAGCACGACATTCCGCTTCCATACTGTCTAG
- a CDS encoding IS1182 family transposase, translating to MMGERRVAQEALFYEFSLERHVPDDHWVRSIDRFVDLSEIRAHLRPFYSEMGRPSIDPELMIRMLLIGYCFGIRSERRLCEEVHLNLAYRWFCRLGLEGDVPDHSTFSKNRHGRFRESDLLRELFETTVRRCIEEGLVGGEGFAVDASLIKADANKQRSADASELVDWHDLARTRRSVREYLDTLDEAAWGAASEAKPKFVSRADPAAQWTGALKGHAFFAYATNYLIDLDHAVIVDVEASRAIRQAEVGSARTMLDRTQERFGLWPARLAADSAYGSAENLAWLVHKRGIEPHIPVFDKSQRSDGTFSRSDFAYDHARDRYTCPGGKELRPRQKAYRTERPLVDDEGMMRYRASKFDCDACSLKPQCSPNMPARKILRSIHEGARDMARDIAETDAYVTSRRERKKVEMLFAHLKRILRLDRLRLRGPNGARDEFHLAAAAQNLRKLAKLKPNGPQVRPA from the coding sequence ATGATGGGTGAACGGCGGGTGGCGCAGGAGGCGCTGTTCTACGAGTTCAGTCTTGAGCGTCACGTGCCGGACGATCATTGGGTGCGGTCGATAGACCGGTTCGTCGATCTTTCCGAGATCCGCGCACATCTGCGGCCGTTCTACAGCGAGATGGGTCGGCCCTCGATCGATCCGGAGCTGATGATCCGGATGCTGCTCATCGGCTATTGCTTCGGCATCCGTTCCGAGCGGCGCCTGTGCGAGGAGGTGCACCTGAACCTCGCCTATCGCTGGTTCTGCCGGCTCGGGCTTGAGGGCGACGTTCCCGATCACTCGACCTTCTCGAAGAACCGGCATGGCCGCTTCCGCGAGAGCGATCTTCTGCGTGAGCTGTTCGAGACGACCGTCCGGCGTTGCATCGAAGAAGGGCTCGTGGGCGGAGAAGGCTTCGCGGTCGATGCCAGCCTGATCAAGGCCGATGCGAACAAGCAACGTTCCGCGGACGCCTCAGAGCTGGTCGACTGGCACGATCTCGCCCGGACGCGTCGCTCGGTGCGCGAATATCTCGATACGCTCGATGAGGCCGCCTGGGGCGCGGCGAGCGAGGCGAAGCCGAAGTTCGTGTCGCGCGCCGATCCGGCCGCGCAATGGACCGGCGCTTTGAAGGGGCATGCCTTCTTCGCCTACGCCACCAACTACCTGATCGACCTCGACCACGCCGTCATCGTCGATGTCGAGGCCAGCCGCGCCATCCGGCAGGCCGAAGTCGGCTCGGCCCGGACCATGCTCGACCGAACGCAGGAGCGTTTTGGCCTCTGGCCGGCCAGGCTAGCCGCCGACAGCGCCTATGGCTCGGCCGAGAACCTCGCCTGGCTGGTGCATAAGCGCGGGATCGAGCCGCATATCCCGGTCTTCGACAAATCCCAGCGCAGCGACGGCACCTTCAGCCGCTCCGACTTCGCCTATGACCACGCGCGCGATCGCTACACCTGCCCGGGCGGGAAGGAGTTGAGGCCGCGCCAGAAGGCCTATCGAACCGAGCGGCCGCTCGTCGATGACGAGGGCATGATGCGTTACCGCGCCAGCAAGTTCGACTGCGACGCCTGCTCGCTGAAGCCGCAGTGCTCACCCAACATGCCCGCTCGCAAGATCCTGCGCTCGATCCATGAGGGCGCCCGCGACATGGCCAGGGACATCGCCGAGACCGACGCCTATGTCACCTCGCGGCGCGAACGGAAAAAGGTCGAGATGCTGTTTGCTCACCTCAAGCGCATCTTGCGGCTCGACCGGTTGCGACTGCGCGGACCGAATGGCGCCAGAGACGAGTTCCACCTCGCCGCAGCAGCCCAGAACCTCAGGAAGCTCGCCAAACTCAAGCCAAACGGGCCGCAGGTCAGGCCTGCCTGA
- a CDS encoding MurR/RpiR family transcriptional regulator, with the protein MNENSFNKPTATASTSDATQETFEALRQRLRNRFDQLSPHLQRIARSALEKPSDFALNTVVGIAGDLEVQPSTLIRFAKEFGYRGFSEMQRVFRLRLIEGAPRAREEVFARQAAPQRANDYGALLNGCVDALIASLEDLRRSVSPEALDKGTQMLRQAEHVYIAGLRRSRPIATYLAYGLTRCERQCSLLDFGSGMAAEQIATMRSSDLLVAIAFTPYTQSVVDITLDTHLSGKRILVLTDVPESPLARHAELTFLVDNSATSQFRPISGAIALVQTLITGLGTG; encoded by the coding sequence ATGAACGAAAATTCATTCAATAAGCCGACGGCAACCGCTTCCACGAGCGATGCCACGCAGGAGACCTTCGAGGCCCTTCGCCAGCGTCTTCGCAACCGCTTCGACCAGCTGAGCCCGCATCTGCAGCGCATCGCGCGGTCGGCGCTGGAAAAGCCCAGCGACTTCGCCCTGAACACGGTGGTCGGCATCGCCGGCGACCTCGAGGTCCAGCCATCCACGCTGATCCGCTTCGCCAAGGAATTCGGCTATCGCGGCTTCTCCGAGATGCAGCGGGTCTTCCGGCTACGCCTGATCGAAGGCGCCCCTCGCGCACGCGAGGAGGTCTTTGCACGCCAGGCCGCCCCGCAGCGGGCGAACGACTACGGCGCCCTGCTGAATGGCTGCGTGGATGCGCTGATCGCTTCGCTCGAGGACCTGCGTCGGAGCGTTTCGCCGGAGGCGCTCGACAAGGGGACGCAAATGCTGCGGCAGGCCGAGCATGTCTACATTGCGGGCTTGCGGCGATCCCGGCCGATCGCGACCTATCTCGCCTATGGGCTGACGCGCTGCGAGCGGCAGTGCAGCCTGCTCGATTTCGGCAGCGGGATGGCGGCCGAACAGATCGCCACCATGCGGTCGAGCGACCTTCTCGTGGCGATCGCGTTCACGCCCTATACCCAGTCGGTGGTCGACATCACGCTCGACACCCATCTCAGCGGCAAGCGGATCCTCGTCCTGACGGATGTGCCCGAGAGCCCGCTGGCGCGCCACGCCGAACTGACCTTTCTCGTCGACAATTCAGCCACCAGCCAGTTCAGGCCGATTTCGGGAGCGATCGCGTTGGTCCAGACTTTGATTACTGGCCTTGGAACGGGATGA